One window from the genome of Jiangella alba encodes:
- a CDS encoding alpha/beta fold hydrolase translates to MTTINAHQVALGIESFGDDDAPLVLLAGGTTMLSWPDALCERLAAGGRRVVRYDLRDCGESTTADPDAPAYTLRDLAADAAALVDALGGRPAHLAGIGVGGMVAQTAALDHPGAFSALTLAGTRAVAPGMVDPDLPDHDSATMKRLFTRPMPDWTDREAVAEFAAANAEILGDDPLAARAVAARIWDRTPGTAPATQMANQLGMVFAKLDCTPRWRERLPEIELPTLVVHGRRDRFFPVGNGEAIAREIPGARLLVLEDAASAIPETAAGEVADAMLTLE, encoded by the coding sequence ATGACCACCATCAACGCCCATCAGGTCGCCCTGGGCATCGAGTCCTTCGGCGACGACGACGCACCGCTCGTCCTGCTTGCGGGCGGGACCACGATGTTGTCGTGGCCCGACGCCCTGTGTGAGCGCCTCGCCGCCGGCGGGCGCCGCGTGGTGCGCTACGACCTGCGCGATTGCGGCGAGTCGACGACCGCGGACCCGGACGCGCCCGCCTACACCCTGCGCGACCTCGCCGCCGACGCGGCAGCGTTGGTGGACGCCCTCGGCGGCCGGCCCGCGCACCTCGCGGGGATCGGCGTCGGCGGGATGGTCGCCCAGACCGCCGCGCTCGACCATCCCGGCGCGTTCTCGGCGCTCACCCTGGCCGGCACCCGCGCGGTCGCGCCCGGCATGGTCGACCCGGACCTCCCCGACCACGACAGCGCGACGATGAAGCGCCTGTTCACCCGTCCGATGCCTGACTGGACCGACCGCGAGGCCGTGGCCGAGTTCGCCGCTGCCAACGCTGAGATCCTCGGCGACGATCCCCTCGCCGCACGCGCGGTCGCCGCGCGTATCTGGGACCGCACGCCCGGCACCGCGCCCGCCACCCAGATGGCCAACCAGCTCGGCATGGTCTTCGCCAAGCTCGACTGCACACCCCGCTGGCGCGAGCGCCTGCCCGAGATCGAGCTCCCCACGCTCGTCGTCCACGGCCGCCGAGATCGGTTCTTCCCCGTCGGCAACGGCGAGGCCATCGCACGCGAGATCCCCGGGGCACGGCTGCTCGTCCTCGAGGACGCCGCCTCCGCGATCCCCGAGACCGCGGCCGGCGAGGTGGCTGACGCCATGCTCACGCTCGAGTAG
- a CDS encoding Vps62-related protein, whose translation MTPRACVAGLVTTVAATIGILVPAAQPARAQDLADPAAELAERYAPVLRIRAQAEPCGEGQPYLPVDIDTVLDNRDVALRGPWSGDDLAGIAPSATDIGDGLGRYHLDFPGDALDPGCDFEEWSRELSADSRPTAYARVVGDPGRPDQIALQYWFFYVFNDWNNNHEGDWEMIQLVFDAPDAAAALRTEPTLVGYSQHSGGEGTTWDSDLMEVLDDTHPVVYPAEGSHANFFGAALYLGRSADTGVGCDDTRKPHTDLRPDIALMPTDQAGYLDAFPWLGFQGRWGERHEAFYNGPTGPNMKHQWTEPIQWAEQTWRDGSVTVPLSSAIGPNVTNAFCGAVETGSNLLRAIVRNPGTGLAVLAGLAAIVIAAASRTRWTGAAPMPVVRRRAWGQVLTAAWRMYARHWPLFTGIGLVYLPVMALATGAQWLAVTAADLTTLTGPDGDHNALTVLVVVLIGDTISLLAYLCVLAAVSHSVDSLGRGRVPSPLDAYRAVMRRLRPLSGVAVRIAVVVALLLVAIVTAPLALVYAVRRAFAVPVVMIEQESATGALRRSRQLVRGRWWRTALLLVLVVGLGAIIGPLVGIVILLVSGGTTFWLINLVAGIVYAATMPYVALVIAYQYADLTVRSSADDEREPVLVS comes from the coding sequence ATGACGCCGCGCGCCTGCGTGGCCGGGCTGGTCACGACGGTCGCCGCCACGATCGGCATCCTCGTCCCCGCCGCTCAGCCGGCGCGTGCGCAGGACCTCGCGGACCCCGCCGCCGAGCTGGCCGAGCGGTACGCGCCCGTGCTGCGGATCCGGGCCCAGGCCGAGCCGTGCGGCGAAGGACAGCCGTACCTGCCGGTCGACATCGACACCGTGCTGGACAACCGCGACGTCGCCCTGCGCGGGCCGTGGTCGGGCGACGACCTCGCCGGCATCGCACCGTCCGCGACGGACATCGGCGACGGCCTGGGCCGGTACCACCTCGACTTCCCCGGCGACGCCCTCGACCCCGGCTGCGACTTCGAGGAGTGGTCGCGGGAGCTCAGCGCGGACAGCCGTCCGACCGCCTACGCCCGCGTCGTCGGCGACCCGGGGCGCCCGGACCAGATCGCGCTGCAGTACTGGTTCTTCTACGTCTTCAACGACTGGAACAACAACCACGAGGGCGACTGGGAGATGATCCAGCTCGTCTTCGACGCCCCCGACGCCGCCGCCGCGCTGCGGACCGAACCGACGCTGGTCGGCTACAGCCAGCACTCCGGCGGCGAGGGCACCACCTGGGACTCCGACCTCATGGAGGTCCTCGACGACACGCACCCCGTCGTCTACCCGGCCGAAGGCTCGCACGCCAACTTCTTCGGCGCCGCGCTGTACCTCGGACGCAGCGCCGACACCGGCGTCGGCTGCGACGACACCCGGAAACCGCACACCGACCTGCGCCCCGACATCGCGCTCATGCCGACCGACCAGGCCGGCTACCTCGACGCCTTCCCGTGGCTGGGCTTCCAGGGCCGGTGGGGCGAACGGCACGAGGCCTTCTACAACGGTCCCACCGGCCCGAACATGAAGCACCAGTGGACCGAGCCGATCCAGTGGGCCGAACAGACCTGGCGCGACGGCAGCGTCACCGTGCCGCTGTCGTCGGCCATCGGCCCGAACGTCACCAACGCCTTCTGCGGCGCCGTCGAGACCGGGTCCAACCTGCTGCGCGCCATCGTCCGCAACCCCGGGACCGGGCTCGCCGTCCTGGCGGGGCTGGCCGCCATCGTCATCGCCGCGGCCAGCCGCACCCGCTGGACCGGCGCCGCGCCGATGCCCGTCGTGCGCCGCCGCGCCTGGGGCCAGGTGCTGACCGCCGCGTGGCGCATGTACGCCCGGCACTGGCCGCTGTTCACCGGCATCGGGCTGGTGTACCTGCCCGTCATGGCACTGGCCACCGGCGCGCAATGGCTCGCCGTCACCGCCGCCGACCTCACCACGCTGACCGGCCCCGACGGTGACCACAACGCCCTGACCGTCCTCGTGGTCGTCCTGATCGGCGACACCATCTCGCTGCTCGCCTACCTGTGTGTCCTCGCCGCCGTCAGCCACTCGGTGGACAGCCTCGGCCGCGGCCGGGTGCCGTCGCCGCTCGATGCCTACCGCGCCGTCATGCGGCGGCTGCGGCCGCTGAGCGGCGTGGCCGTCCGCATCGCCGTGGTGGTCGCGCTGCTGCTCGTCGCGATCGTCACCGCTCCCCTCGCGCTGGTCTACGCGGTGCGCCGGGCCTTCGCCGTCCCGGTCGTCATGATCGAGCAGGAATCGGCAACCGGGGCACTGCGGCGCAGCCGCCAGCTGGTGCGCGGACGCTGGTGGCGCACGGCCCTGCTGCTCGTCCTCGTCGTGGGCCTGGGCGCGATCATCGGGCCGCTGGTCGGGATCGTCATCCTGCTGGTCTCCGGCGGCACCACCTTCTGGCTGATCAACCTCGTGGCCGGCATCGTCTACGCGGCCACCATGCCCTACGTCGCCCTCGTCATCGCCTACCAGTACGCCGACCTCACCGTCCGGTCCAGCGCCGACGACGAGCGCGAACCGGTGCTGGTGTCGTGA
- a CDS encoding DUF1269 domain-containing protein, which produces MSELIIIGYDDHDTAQKAYEEVQRLQSDFIVDLTGLAVVTVDDDGKQHVDTPGRIVGASAASGALWGALFGLLFLIPGMGLLLGGAMGALLGKLNKSGIDEAFRNRVDTMLQPGNAAVVIMAAKITEDKFAAAMAPYGGDILKTSLSSQDEEELASELRAG; this is translated from the coding sequence ATGTCCGAGCTCATCATCATCGGGTACGACGACCACGACACCGCCCAGAAGGCCTACGAGGAGGTCCAGCGGCTGCAGAGCGACTTCATCGTCGACCTGACCGGCCTGGCCGTGGTCACCGTGGACGACGACGGCAAGCAGCACGTCGACACCCCCGGACGGATCGTCGGTGCGTCCGCGGCCTCCGGCGCGCTCTGGGGCGCCCTGTTCGGGCTGCTGTTCCTCATCCCCGGCATGGGCCTGCTGCTCGGCGGCGCCATGGGCGCGCTGCTCGGCAAGCTCAACAAGTCGGGCATCGACGAGGCGTTCCGCAACCGCGTCGACACCATGCTGCAGCCCGGCAACGCGGCGGTCGTGATCATGGCCGCGAAGATCACTGAGGACAAGTTCGCCGCCGCCATGGCCCCCTACGGCGGCGACATCCTGAAGACGTCGCTGTCCAGCCAGGACGAGGAGGAACTGGCCTCCGAACTCCGTGCGGGCTGA
- a CDS encoding YfcC family protein: MSTAQDAAPAEPADAEVQTPKKRSGGFPTAVTVLAIVTFLVWILALLIPSGSYEHDEYGAPVAGTYQEVDSPLSFGDRVRELVLSPVNGFYGLQDLASGFVSTENAGVLFGSIGVVVFILAMGSFMGVVFATRSLEVGIGGLAVRLRDRGWLLIVVIMAVFSLLAGTMGFSVETFGFYALLIPLMKAIGYDRMTTVGVIIVSISVGAMGSTVNPFSIGVASGEAGVSIGDGIVLRIVLWVSMTAIGIAYVLRYAQRVRRDPPRSLARDDDDGDGVADPAAVERLTGTQKTVLGITGLTFALLIFSVIPWASIFGATTGPAEADVIHETTTDPYWFQLDWWFPELAMLFWIAAIVIGIVARMGEKDLIGGIVRGAADFLAPALVIALARGVAVIMTNTQTLDTVLNYMERAVSDASAGVFSVLVAVVNAPLALLIPSSSGHATLAMPLLAPLSDFAGVDRALTITSWQLGHGLALMVAPTNVAVVAGLALAKVGYDAYLKFVAPLLGILTLYAFLVLFIAAGFG; encoded by the coding sequence ATGAGCACCGCTCAGGACGCCGCGCCGGCCGAGCCGGCCGACGCCGAGGTACAGACACCGAAGAAGAGGTCGGGCGGCTTCCCGACCGCGGTCACCGTCCTGGCGATCGTCACGTTCCTGGTGTGGATCCTGGCGCTGCTGATCCCGTCCGGAAGCTACGAGCACGACGAGTACGGCGCGCCGGTCGCGGGCACCTACCAGGAGGTCGACTCGCCGCTGTCGTTCGGCGACCGCGTCCGCGAGCTGGTCCTGTCCCCGGTCAACGGGTTCTACGGGTTGCAGGACCTGGCGTCGGGGTTCGTCAGCACCGAGAACGCCGGCGTGCTGTTCGGCTCGATCGGCGTGGTCGTCTTCATCCTGGCGATGGGCTCGTTCATGGGCGTGGTCTTCGCGACCCGCAGCCTCGAGGTCGGGATCGGCGGGCTCGCGGTCCGGCTGCGCGACCGGGGCTGGCTGCTCATCGTCGTCATCATGGCGGTGTTCTCGCTGCTCGCCGGCACCATGGGCTTCTCGGTCGAGACGTTCGGCTTCTACGCGCTGCTCATCCCGCTGATGAAGGCGATCGGCTACGACCGCATGACCACGGTCGGCGTCATCATCGTGAGCATCTCCGTCGGCGCGATGGGCTCGACGGTGAACCCGTTCTCGATCGGCGTGGCATCGGGCGAGGCCGGGGTCTCGATCGGCGACGGCATCGTCCTGCGGATCGTGCTGTGGGTGAGCATGACCGCGATCGGCATCGCCTACGTCCTGCGCTACGCCCAGCGCGTGCGGCGCGACCCCCCGCGCTCCCTCGCCCGCGACGACGACGACGGCGACGGCGTGGCGGACCCGGCCGCCGTCGAGCGGCTGACCGGGACACAGAAGACCGTGCTGGGGATCACCGGCCTCACCTTCGCGCTGCTGATCTTCTCGGTGATCCCCTGGGCCAGCATCTTCGGTGCGACGACCGGGCCGGCCGAGGCCGACGTGATCCACGAGACGACCACCGACCCCTACTGGTTCCAGCTCGACTGGTGGTTCCCCGAGCTCGCCATGCTGTTCTGGATCGCCGCGATCGTCATCGGCATCGTCGCCAGGATGGGCGAGAAGGACCTCATCGGCGGCATCGTCCGCGGCGCCGCCGACTTCCTCGCCCCCGCGCTCGTCATCGCGCTGGCCCGCGGCGTGGCCGTCATCATGACCAACACGCAGACGCTGGACACCGTGCTCAACTACATGGAGCGCGCGGTCTCCGATGCCTCGGCCGGGGTGTTCTCGGTGCTCGTCGCGGTGGTCAACGCTCCGCTCGCGCTGCTCATCCCGTCCTCGTCCGGGCACGCCACACTGGCGATGCCGCTGCTGGCTCCGCTCAGCGACTTCGCCGGGGTCGACCGTGCGCTCACCATCACGTCCTGGCAGCTGGGCCACGGGCTGGCGCTGATGGTCGCGCCCACGAACGTCGCCGTCGTCGCCGGCCTGGCGCTGGCGAAGGTCGGCTACGACGCCTACCTCAAGTTCGTGGCGCCGCTGCTGGGCATCCTCACGCTCTACGCGTTCCTCGTGCTGTTCATCGCCGCCGGATTCGGCTGA
- a CDS encoding copper chaperone PCu(A)C, with protein sequence MRADHRSRRAAASLLLAGSLLALLAGCASSGGSALLDARRSSASVDVSVGSLRLLGVRVEHPDDAEHVEGDNVGLFLTIANHGSDTDTLTAVSSVDARQIVFRDGSGPLEEDIAVEVPPDGVASLQYPGGPHLELVELTRDVRGGSFLPVTFRFEDAGTITVYVFVQGFGKPTVSPLPPPTP encoded by the coding sequence GTGCGGGCTGACCATCGGTCCCGGCGGGCAGCGGCCTCGCTGCTGCTCGCCGGTTCACTGCTGGCGCTGCTCGCCGGCTGCGCGAGCAGCGGCGGAAGCGCCCTTCTCGACGCTCGCCGCTCGTCGGCCAGTGTCGACGTCTCCGTCGGCTCCCTGCGGCTGCTGGGCGTGCGCGTCGAGCACCCCGACGACGCCGAACACGTCGAGGGCGACAACGTCGGCCTGTTCCTCACGATCGCCAACCACGGCTCGGACACCGACACGCTGACCGCGGTGAGCAGCGTCGACGCCAGGCAGATCGTGTTCCGCGACGGTTCGGGCCCGCTCGAGGAGGACATCGCGGTCGAGGTGCCCCCGGATGGAGTGGCGTCGCTGCAGTATCCCGGCGGTCCGCACCTGGAGCTCGTCGAGCTCACGCGGGACGTGCGCGGCGGCAGCTTCCTGCCGGTGACGTTCCGCTTCGAGGACGCGGGCACCATCACCGTCTACGTGTTCGTCCAGGGCTTCGGCAAGCCCACCGTGTCGCCGCTCCCCCCGCCGACGCCATGA